In Duganella zoogloeoides, a single genomic region encodes these proteins:
- a CDS encoding SDR family NAD(P)-dependent oxidoreductase, which produces MLDSLPDQFHALVIGASGTIGAAFVALLRASPRCASVRELHRHSLPPLDFAYEDSVAEAARQCAAGPRLHLIINAAGMLHTPAFMPEKRLADLNTAQMQATFTANVFGPALLLRHFVPLLDSERAVMAMLSAKVGSIGDNRLGGWYSYRASKAALNMMVKTAAIELARNQKNCVLVALHPGTVNSHLSQPFRGDAIGRPAHDAASDMLRVLDALTPADSGSFRSYNGDQLPW; this is translated from the coding sequence ATGCTGGACAGCCTTCCCGACCAGTTTCACGCGCTGGTAATCGGCGCCTCCGGCACCATCGGCGCCGCCTTTGTCGCGCTGCTGCGCGCCTCGCCGCGCTGCGCATCGGTGCGCGAACTGCATCGCCACTCACTACCGCCGCTCGACTTTGCCTATGAGGACAGCGTCGCCGAGGCCGCGCGGCAGTGCGCGGCCGGGCCGCGCTTGCACCTGATCATCAACGCCGCCGGCATGCTGCACACGCCAGCGTTCATGCCGGAGAAGCGCCTCGCCGACCTCAATACCGCGCAAATGCAGGCCACGTTCACGGCCAACGTGTTCGGCCCGGCGCTGCTGCTGCGCCACTTCGTGCCTTTGCTGGACAGCGAGCGGGCCGTCATGGCCATGCTGTCGGCCAAGGTCGGCAGCATCGGCGACAACCGGCTCGGCGGCTGGTACAGCTACCGCGCCTCGAAGGCGGCCCTCAACATGATGGTCAAGACGGCTGCCATTGAACTGGCGCGCAACCAGAAGAACTGCGTGCTGGTCGCGCTGCATCCGGGCACGGTCAACTCGCACCTGTCGCAGCCATTTCGCGGTGACGCCATCGGCCGCCCGGCGCACGACGCCGCCAGCGACATGCTGCGCGTACTCGATGCGCTCACCCCGGCCGATAGCGGGTCGTTCCGGTCGTACAACGGAGACCAATTGCCTTGGTAG
- a CDS encoding FAD-dependent monooxygenase: MNKSTSPSTSAATTASTVSAEICIVGNGAIAKTTALGLANAGLKVILLGPPAPPVTAPTEGWDARVYALNHTAHRLLSSLKVWGALDAERVTPVDAMIVHGDGPHPGGLAFDAYGAHTDTLAWILEERNLNQALDAALRFAQNVTIVGGRAAALLRGDDHATVTLGDGSSVEAQLVVGADGAESWVRGQCDIGLDYRSYGQRGVVTNFACEKPHHGAAHQWFTGEQGIVALLPLAGNQVSLVWSAPDALADTLRAESAQQIADRLAVYAADKLGALTPLQPELVRDFPLRLIRPHTMTSPRVALVGDAAHVVHPMAGHGMNLGFGDVAQLIETLAAREPQRGVGDARVLARYERARKEDVLLMQVTTDGLARLFGADAEPLRAVRNLGLNLLDKIPLLKRRLISHAMGK, translated from the coding sequence ATGAATAAATCCACGTCCCCGTCCACCTCCGCCGCCACCACCGCCTCCACGGTCAGCGCCGAGATTTGTATCGTCGGCAATGGTGCGATTGCCAAGACCACGGCACTAGGGCTGGCGAATGCCGGCCTCAAGGTCATTCTGCTGGGGCCGCCAGCGCCCCCGGTGACGGCGCCCACTGAAGGCTGGGACGCCCGGGTTTATGCTCTCAACCATACTGCGCACCGCCTGCTGTCGTCGCTCAAGGTATGGGGCGCGCTCGATGCCGAGCGCGTCACCCCGGTCGATGCGATGATCGTTCATGGCGACGGTCCCCATCCCGGTGGCCTGGCGTTCGATGCCTACGGCGCCCACACTGACACCTTGGCGTGGATACTGGAAGAGCGCAATCTGAACCAGGCGCTCGACGCTGCGCTGCGCTTTGCCCAGAACGTCACCATTGTCGGTGGCCGCGCGGCGGCGCTGCTGCGTGGCGACGACCATGCCACCGTCACATTGGGCGATGGCAGCAGCGTCGAGGCGCAACTGGTGGTCGGTGCCGACGGCGCCGAGTCGTGGGTGCGCGGCCAGTGCGATATCGGCCTCGATTACCGCAGCTACGGCCAGCGCGGCGTGGTCACCAACTTCGCTTGCGAAAAACCGCACCACGGCGCGGCGCACCAGTGGTTCACCGGAGAGCAGGGCATCGTGGCGCTGCTGCCGCTGGCGGGCAACCAGGTCTCGCTGGTGTGGTCGGCGCCCGATGCGCTGGCCGATACCCTGCGCGCCGAGTCGGCGCAGCAGATCGCCGACCGCCTGGCCGTGTATGCCGCCGACAAACTCGGTGCACTGACGCCGTTGCAACCGGAACTGGTGCGCGATTTCCCGCTGCGCCTGATCCGCCCCCACACCATGACGTCGCCGCGCGTGGCGCTGGTGGGCGACGCCGCCCACGTGGTCCACCCGATGGCCGGCCATGGCATGAACCTGGGTTTTGGCGATGTCGCGCAACTGATCGAAACACTGGCCGCGCGCGAGCCGCAACGCGGCGTGGGCGACGCCCGCGTGCTGGCGCGCTACGAGCGCGCGCGCAAGGAAGACGTGCTGCTGATGCAGGTCACCACCGACGGCCTGGCGCGCCTGTTCGGCGCCGATGCCGAACCGCTGCGCGCGGTGCGCAACCTGGGCTTGAACCTGCTCGATAAAATTCCGCTGCTCAAGCGCCGGTTGATCTCGCACGCCATGGGCAAATAA
- a CDS encoding DsbC family protein, which translates to MRKSKLALVLMSVLLASCGNAQDAQKAPSEAPSEEALRKIVEPRLGEGVKVDSIKATPYSGLYEIRMGSDILYTDKTGTYVFNGHIFNLTTGKDLTRERIDEMTRVKFSDLPLDKALKTVKGDGSRVIAVFEDPNCGYCKQFRKTTLTEIDNVTVYTFLYNILREDSFTKSAGVWCAPDRNKAWDDWMLNGKQPPAAPASCATPNQEIVALGRKIGVTGTPTIIFTDGSRLPGAVDTKTLEAKFAQLKK; encoded by the coding sequence ATGAGAAAGAGTAAGTTGGCATTGGTGCTGATGTCGGTGTTGTTGGCGTCGTGCGGCAATGCGCAAGATGCGCAAAAAGCGCCGTCGGAAGCGCCGTCGGAAGAAGCGCTGCGCAAGATCGTCGAGCCGCGCCTGGGCGAGGGCGTCAAGGTCGATTCGATCAAGGCTACGCCGTATAGCGGCCTGTATGAAATCCGCATGGGCAGCGACATCCTGTACACGGACAAAACCGGTACCTATGTGTTCAATGGCCATATCTTCAACCTCACCACCGGCAAGGACCTCACGCGCGAGCGCATCGACGAGATGACCCGCGTGAAGTTCTCCGATCTGCCGCTGGACAAGGCGCTCAAGACCGTCAAGGGCGACGGTTCGCGCGTGATCGCGGTGTTCGAAGATCCGAACTGCGGCTATTGCAAGCAGTTCCGCAAGACCACGCTCACCGAAATCGACAACGTCACCGTCTATACCTTCCTCTATAACATCCTGCGCGAAGACTCGTTCACCAAGTCGGCCGGCGTGTGGTGCGCGCCCGACCGCAACAAGGCCTGGGATGACTGGATGTTGAACGGCAAGCAGCCACCGGCGGCGCCGGCATCGTGCGCCACCCCCAACCAGGAAATCGTCGCGCTGGGCCGCAAGATCGGCGTGACCGGCACCCCGACCATCATCTTCACCGATGGTTCGCGTCTGCCAGGTGCGGTAGACACCAAGACGCTCGAAGCGAAATTCGCGCAATTAAAAAAATAG
- a CDS encoding (2Fe-2S)-binding protein has product MITLNINGKDVQVDADPSTPILWALRDNLNMTGTKFGCGAALCGACTVHLAGEPVRSCVMPISAAVGQKITTIEAMESDAIGKAVQEAWVKLDVPQCGYCQSGQIMSATALLRTNKKPSDADIDNAMSGNICRCGTYQRIRAAIKDAASTIA; this is encoded by the coding sequence ATGATCACTTTGAATATCAACGGCAAGGACGTACAAGTCGATGCCGATCCGTCCACGCCCATCCTGTGGGCGCTGCGTGATAACCTGAATATGACCGGCACCAAGTTCGGTTGCGGCGCGGCGCTGTGCGGCGCCTGCACCGTGCACCTGGCCGGCGAGCCGGTGCGCTCGTGCGTGATGCCGATTTCGGCCGCCGTGGGCCAGAAAATCACCACGATCGAAGCGATGGAGTCCGACGCCATCGGTAAAGCGGTGCAGGAAGCGTGGGTCAAGCTCGACGTGCCGCAATGCGGCTACTGTCAGAGCGGGCAAATCATGAGCGCCACCGCGCTGCTGCGCACCAATAAAAAGCCGAGCGACGCCGATATCGACAACGCCATGAGCGGCAATATCTGCCGCTGCGGCACTTACCAACGCATCCGCGCCGCCATCAAAGACGCCGCCAGCACCATCGCTTAA
- a CDS encoding xanthine dehydrogenase family protein molybdopterin-binding subunit, giving the protein MRIEWINKDNVDVALASQTAAPAGVSRRGFMKTGAVAGGGLVLGFFMPGAGRFANAQQPPAKVYEPNAFLHIAPDNTVTVQVNRLEFGQGVQTSMPMLIAEELDADWSKVNGALAPAGDQYKDPAFGIQITGGSGSIAHSYIQYREIGAKARAMLVAAAAEQWQVAPAQVKAANGVLTGPGGQSATFGAMADAAMKQPVPATVVLKDPKDFKIIGKPVKRLDAKLKATGKQQFGMDFKAPDSKVALVARPPVFGAKVGKLDASKAKAIKGVLAVLEVKTDRGGSGVVVVADGYWPAKMGRDALVIDWDTSAVQKVSSEQQLKEFKALAQKPGAAARKADTSKLAGAPKKINAVYEFPYLAHAPMEPLNCVVDLRADGCTVWAGTQFQTVDQGAIAATAGLKPEQVVLHTMMAGGGFGRRGVPTSDYLVEAVNVAKVWRAAGKTDPVKVVWSREDDIKGGYYRPSHVHRADIGLDAKGNIVAWDHVIVGQSIAAGTMFEPMMIKDGVDSTMVEGMGEPYDVPLNLSARIAKANVPVLWWRSVGSTHTAYVMETLIDEAAHAAKMDPVAYRKKIMGEKGKRHVAALDLAVAKSGYGKKALPKGQAWGVAVHESFSTVVAYVVVASVKDGMPKLHKVTAGVHCNTAVNPLTIEAQVQGAALMGLGMTIPGAAITLKDGVVEQQNFSDYSVARMTDMPAIDVHIVPSNDAPTGMGEPGLPPLAPAFANALFKITGKRLRKLPFDLASA; this is encoded by the coding sequence ATGCGTATCGAATGGATCAATAAAGACAACGTCGACGTCGCGCTGGCATCGCAGACTGCAGCCCCTGCCGGCGTGTCGCGCCGCGGCTTCATGAAGACCGGCGCTGTCGCCGGCGGTGGACTGGTGCTCGGCTTCTTCATGCCCGGCGCCGGCCGTTTCGCCAACGCCCAGCAGCCACCGGCCAAGGTGTACGAGCCGAATGCGTTCCTGCACATCGCGCCCGACAACACCGTGACGGTGCAGGTGAACCGCCTGGAATTCGGCCAGGGTGTGCAGACGTCGATGCCGATGCTGATCGCCGAGGAACTGGACGCCGACTGGTCGAAGGTCAACGGCGCGCTGGCGCCGGCGGGCGACCAATACAAGGATCCGGCGTTCGGCATCCAGATCACCGGCGGCTCGGGCAGTATCGCCCATTCGTACATCCAGTACCGCGAAATCGGCGCCAAGGCGCGCGCGATGCTGGTCGCGGCGGCCGCCGAACAATGGCAAGTGGCGCCCGCTCAAGTAAAAGCCGCCAACGGCGTGCTGACCGGCCCTGGCGGCCAGAGCGCCACCTTCGGCGCCATGGCCGATGCGGCCATGAAGCAGCCGGTGCCTGCCACCGTGGTGCTCAAGGACCCGAAAGACTTCAAGATCATCGGCAAGCCGGTCAAGCGGCTGGACGCCAAGCTCAAAGCCACCGGCAAGCAGCAGTTCGGCATGGACTTCAAGGCGCCCGACAGCAAGGTGGCGCTAGTCGCCCGTCCACCCGTGTTCGGCGCCAAGGTGGGCAAGCTGGACGCCAGCAAAGCCAAGGCGATCAAGGGCGTGCTCGCCGTGCTGGAAGTGAAAACCGACCGTGGCGGCAGCGGCGTGGTGGTGGTGGCCGACGGCTACTGGCCGGCCAAGATGGGCCGCGACGCATTGGTGATCGACTGGGACACCAGTGCGGTGCAAAAGGTCAGCAGCGAACAGCAGCTGAAAGAGTTCAAGGCGCTGGCGCAAAAGCCGGGCGCCGCCGCCCGCAAGGCGGACACCTCGAAGCTGGCCGGCGCGCCGAAGAAAATCAACGCGGTCTACGAGTTTCCGTACCTGGCGCACGCGCCGATGGAGCCGCTCAACTGCGTGGTCGATCTGCGCGCGGACGGCTGCACCGTGTGGGCCGGCACCCAGTTCCAGACCGTGGACCAGGGCGCGATTGCCGCCACCGCCGGCCTGAAGCCGGAGCAGGTGGTACTGCACACCATGATGGCCGGCGGCGGGTTCGGGCGCCGTGGCGTGCCCACGTCCGACTACCTGGTCGAAGCAGTCAACGTCGCCAAGGTGTGGCGCGCGGCCGGCAAGACCGACCCGGTCAAGGTGGTGTGGAGCCGCGAAGACGACATCAAGGGCGGTTACTACCGGCCGTCGCACGTGCACCGCGCCGACATCGGCCTCGATGCCAAGGGCAATATCGTCGCGTGGGATCACGTGATCGTGGGCCAGTCGATCGCCGCCGGCACCATGTTCGAGCCGATGATGATCAAGGACGGCGTCGATTCCACCATGGTCGAAGGCATGGGCGAGCCGTACGACGTGCCGCTGAACCTGAGCGCCCGCATCGCCAAGGCCAATGTGCCGGTGCTGTGGTGGCGCTCCGTGGGTTCCACCCATACCGCCTACGTGATGGAAACGCTGATCGACGAAGCCGCGCACGCGGCCAAGATGGACCCGGTGGCGTACCGCAAAAAAATCATGGGTGAGAAAGGCAAGCGCCACGTCGCCGCGCTGGACCTGGCCGTGGCCAAGTCGGGCTACGGCAAAAAAGCGCTGCCGAAAGGGCAGGCGTGGGGCGTGGCCGTGCACGAATCGTTCAGCACCGTGGTGGCCTACGTGGTGGTGGCGTCGGTCAAGGATGGCATGCCGAAGCTGCATAAAGTGACGGCCGGCGTGCATTGCAACACCGCCGTCAACCCGCTCACCATCGAAGCGCAGGTGCAGGGCGCGGCGCTGATGGGCCTGGGCATGACGATACCCGGCGCGGCCATCACGCTCAAGGACGGCGTGGTCGAGCAGCAGAACTTCAGCGACTACTCGGTGGCGCGCATGACCGACATGCCGGCCATCGACGTCCACATCGTGCCATCGAACGACGCGCCGACCGGCATGGGCGAACCAGGCCTGCCGCCACTGGCGCCCGCGTTTGCCAATGCGCTGTTCAAGATCACCGGCAAGCGCTTGCGCAAGCTGCCGTTCGATCTGGCATCGGCGTAA
- a CDS encoding nucleotidyltransferase family protein — protein sequence MALTGILLAAGRGKRFDPSGVQNKLLQLVDGEPVVARSARHMLAALPRVLAVVRPGDDRVAALLGRLGCEVRVADNADLGMGESLATAIEYTRGAEGWLIALGDMPWVQPATMRSLAAAIESGANIAAPVHQGRRGNPVAFSGYHLPLLLALDGDQGARAIVNSHPVHEVVVDDSGVVRDIDMPADLT from the coding sequence ATGGCGTTGACCGGTATTTTGCTGGCGGCCGGACGGGGCAAGCGGTTCGACCCGTCCGGTGTGCAAAACAAGCTGCTGCAACTGGTCGATGGCGAACCGGTGGTGGCGCGCAGCGCGCGCCATATGCTGGCCGCGCTGCCGCGCGTGCTGGCCGTGGTGCGTCCCGGCGACGACCGCGTGGCGGCGCTGCTGGGCCGTTTGGGCTGTGAAGTACGCGTGGCCGACAACGCCGACCTGGGCATGGGCGAATCGCTGGCCACCGCCATCGAGTACACGCGTGGCGCCGAAGGCTGGCTGATCGCGCTGGGCGACATGCCGTGGGTGCAGCCTGCCACCATGCGGTCGCTGGCCGCCGCCATCGAAAGTGGCGCCAACATCGCCGCGCCGGTCCATCAAGGCCGGCGCGGCAATCCGGTCGCGTTCAGCGGTTATCATTTACCCTTGCTGCTGGCGCTGGACGGCGACCAGGGCGCGCGTGCCATCGTCAACAGCCATCCCGTGCACGAGGTGGTGGTGGACGACAGCGGCGTGGTGCGCGATATCGATATGCCTGCCGATTTGACATAG
- a CDS encoding M61 family metallopeptidase: MKKTTKTPAIVYTIVGHDLAAHLFHVTLTVAAPSEAGQVFALPAWIPGSYMIREFSRNIVRIRAESDGQPVELTKLDKHSWQAAPLKSQAAPLTLHYEVYAWDLSVRAAHLDQNHAFFNGTSVFLRVLGQEETPHVVDLQRPDDDAAKTWRVATALPELKAKRYGYGTYIAANYDELIDHPVEQGDFALATFKAHGIPHDVVVTGRVPNLDLARLCSDLKRICETQITFFEPKSKKAPMDRYVFMTMAVGDGYGGLEHRASTALICNRGDLPTTAAVNKDIGDGYLQYLGLCSHEYFHTWNVKRIKPAAFAPYNLQVENYSPLLWLFEGFTSYYDDLMLVRSGLIAEPSYFKLLGKTIGSVLRGSGRTKQSVADSSFDAWGKYYRQDENAPNAIISYYTKGSLIALALDLTIRAKTGGKKSLDDVMRALWERFGRDFYQGGGRGVTPAEVEALFDEIGGARFKPFFDKYIRGTEDVPLAKLLAPFGVKYADDRKSSKPSLDANLGRDGSDCKLAAVHEKGAAHLAGLSAGDLLVAIDGLRVTATNLDNLLARYAVGSSVEIHAFRRDELMVFSAVLQGERVPGITLTLDPVAKKSAGPLRPSAAR; the protein is encoded by the coding sequence ATGAAGAAAACGACTAAAACCCCGGCCATCGTCTATACCATCGTGGGTCACGACCTGGCGGCCCACCTGTTCCACGTGACCTTGACCGTGGCGGCGCCGTCCGAAGCAGGGCAGGTGTTCGCACTGCCGGCCTGGATCCCGGGCAGCTACATGATCCGCGAGTTTTCGCGCAATATCGTGCGCATCCGCGCCGAGTCGGACGGCCAGCCGGTCGAGCTGACCAAGCTCGATAAACACAGCTGGCAGGCCGCGCCGCTGAAAAGCCAGGCGGCGCCGCTCACGCTGCACTACGAAGTCTATGCATGGGACCTGTCGGTGCGCGCCGCCCACCTGGACCAGAACCACGCCTTTTTCAACGGCACCAGCGTGTTCCTGCGCGTGCTGGGCCAGGAAGAAACGCCGCACGTGGTCGATCTCCAGCGCCCGGACGACGATGCGGCCAAGACCTGGCGCGTGGCCACTGCGCTGCCGGAATTGAAAGCGAAGCGCTATGGCTACGGCACCTATATCGCCGCCAACTACGACGAATTGATCGACCACCCGGTGGAGCAGGGCGATTTCGCGCTGGCCACCTTCAAGGCGCACGGCATTCCGCACGACGTGGTGGTCACCGGCCGCGTGCCGAACCTGGACCTCGCGCGCCTGTGCAGCGACCTCAAACGTATTTGCGAGACGCAAATCACCTTCTTCGAACCAAAATCGAAAAAAGCGCCGATGGACCGCTACGTGTTCATGACCATGGCGGTGGGCGACGGCTACGGCGGCCTCGAACACCGGGCCTCGACCGCGCTGATCTGCAATCGTGGCGATTTGCCCACCACGGCAGCGGTAAACAAGGACATCGGCGACGGCTACCTGCAATACCTGGGCCTGTGCAGCCACGAGTACTTCCACACCTGGAACGTCAAGCGCATCAAGCCGGCCGCGTTTGCGCCGTACAACCTGCAAGTGGAGAACTATTCGCCGCTGCTGTGGCTGTTCGAGGGCTTTACCAGTTACTACGACGATTTGATGCTGGTACGTTCGGGCCTGATCGCCGAACCCAGTTATTTCAAATTGCTGGGCAAAACTATCGGCAGCGTGCTGCGCGGCAGCGGCCGCACCAAGCAAAGCGTGGCCGACTCGAGTTTCGACGCCTGGGGCAAGTACTACCGCCAGGACGAAAATGCGCCCAACGCCATCATCAGCTATTACACCAAGGGCTCGCTGATCGCGCTGGCGCTCGACCTCACCATCCGCGCCAAGACCGGCGGCAAGAAGTCGCTCGACGATGTGATGCGCGCCTTGTGGGAGCGTTTCGGCCGCGACTTTTACCAGGGCGGTGGCCGCGGTGTGACACCGGCCGAAGTGGAAGCGCTGTTCGACGAAATCGGCGGCGCGCGCTTCAAACCGTTCTTCGACAAGTACATCCGCGGCACCGAGGACGTGCCGCTGGCCAAGCTGCTGGCGCCTTTCGGCGTCAAGTATGCCGACGACCGCAAGTCGTCCAAGCCTAGTCTCGATGCCAACCTGGGCCGCGACGGCAGTGACTGCAAGTTAGCGGCCGTGCACGAAAAGGGCGCCGCGCACCTGGCCGGTTTGTCGGCCGGCGACCTGCTGGTGGCGATCGATGGCTTGCGCGTGACCGCCACCAACCTGGACAATCTGCTGGCGCGCTACGCGGTGGGCAGCTCGGTCGAAATCCATGCATTCCGCCGCGACGAGTTGATGGTGTTCAGTGCCGTATTGCAGGGCGAGCGGGTGCCCGGCATCACGCTCACGCTCGATCCGGTTGCGAAGAAATCGGCCGGGCCGTTGCGGCCGAGCGCTGCGCGGTAA
- a CDS encoding PepSY-associated TM helix domain-containing protein, whose amino-acid sequence MLQNFRQSMAWVHTWFGLALGFVLVVVFFFGSLSVFDREIDRWAIPASRFEPQPMPSFDKLMRPIFEDMQPLPQARAFTEPLVNGPLPDHFDKVKSWGAYTTHRDPVLTMFAGYEVPNAKDPETMIFAQRTVDPRTGAALPDDRLKVGSGFFYPLHYSLTFYWKNVGYWIVGFAALMMLVALVTGVVMHRKIFRELFTFRPKKTTQRSMLDLHNLTGVVALPFHFFFAFTGLVIFAGIYFPIGHTQLQALHDQHEIHEALETGLPHDPAGVPAKMASVDAMVKEAQRRWAEKGMAGDVGFLQVQHVGDANGYVSIYRAGTDRIALTGEGIHFKASTGVVMREDPPPTAVGRINEFLTGLHLQHFRHWLLRWLYVLGGLLGCACIATGFLFFVEKRKRQHAKQGSSGARVVDALGVTTLTGMIIAALGMLIANRLLPDVMPDGWPLRGDMEKYCFWGTWVVAMAHAFWRTAPVAEGRIAPAWREQCLAIAVLGVTAPVLNWVTTGDHLLRTIGNGYWPVAGADLFMLTGAALALVAARKLQLRAESKVTANTPVMEAGHA is encoded by the coding sequence ATGCTGCAGAATTTCAGACAGTCGATGGCCTGGGTGCATACCTGGTTCGGACTGGCCCTCGGATTTGTACTGGTGGTTGTATTTTTCTTCGGTTCGCTGTCGGTGTTCGACCGCGAGATCGACCGCTGGGCCATCCCCGCTTCGCGCTTCGAACCGCAGCCGATGCCGTCGTTCGACAAGTTGATGCGCCCCATTTTCGAAGACATGCAGCCGTTGCCGCAGGCGCGTGCTTTTACCGAACCGCTGGTCAATGGTCCGCTGCCTGATCATTTCGACAAGGTGAAAAGCTGGGGCGCGTACACCACCCACCGCGATCCGGTGCTGACCATGTTTGCCGGTTACGAGGTACCGAACGCCAAGGATCCGGAAACCATGATCTTCGCCCAGCGCACGGTCGATCCGCGCACCGGCGCCGCCTTGCCCGACGACCGCCTCAAGGTCGGCAGCGGTTTCTTCTACCCGCTGCACTACAGCCTCACCTTTTACTGGAAAAACGTCGGCTACTGGATCGTCGGTTTTGCCGCCCTGATGATGCTGGTCGCGCTGGTGACGGGCGTAGTCATGCACCGCAAGATCTTCCGCGAACTGTTCACGTTCCGGCCGAAAAAGACCACCCAGCGCAGCATGCTCGATCTGCATAATCTCACCGGCGTGGTTGCGCTGCCGTTCCACTTCTTCTTCGCCTTTACCGGCCTGGTGATTTTCGCCGGGATTTATTTCCCGATCGGCCACACCCAGCTGCAAGCCTTGCACGACCAGCACGAGATACACGAAGCGCTGGAAACCGGCCTGCCGCACGACCCGGCCGGCGTCCCGGCAAAAATGGCGTCGGTCGATGCCATGGTCAAGGAAGCGCAGCGCCGCTGGGCCGAGAAGGGCATGGCTGGCGACGTCGGTTTCCTGCAAGTGCAACACGTGGGCGACGCCAACGGCTATGTCAGCATTTACCGCGCCGGTACCGACCGTATCGCGCTCACCGGCGAGGGCATCCACTTCAAGGCGTCCACCGGCGTCGTGATGCGCGAAGACCCGCCGCCCACCGCCGTCGGCCGCATTAACGAATTCCTCACCGGCCTGCACTTGCAGCACTTCCGCCACTGGCTGTTGCGCTGGCTGTATGTGCTCGGTGGCCTGCTCGGTTGCGCGTGTATCGCCACCGGCTTTCTGTTCTTCGTTGAAAAGCGCAAGCGCCAGCATGCCAAGCAAGGCAGCAGCGGCGCCCGGGTTGTCGATGCCTTGGGCGTGACCACGCTCACCGGCATGATCATTGCCGCGCTGGGCATGCTGATCGCCAACCGCCTGCTGCCGGACGTCATGCCCGACGGCTGGCCACTGCGCGGCGACATGGAAAAATACTGCTTCTGGGGTACCTGGGTGGTGGCGATGGCGCATGCGTTCTGGCGCACCGCGCCAGTGGCCGAAGGGCGCATCGCCCCGGCCTGGCGCGAGCAATGCCTGGCCATTGCCGTGCTGGGCGTGACCGCGCCGGTACTGAACTGGGTCACCACCGGCGACCACCTGCTGCGCACGATCGGCAACGGCTACTGGCCGGTGGCTGGCGCCGACCTGTTCATGCTGACCGGCGCTGCGCTGGCGCTGGTTGCCGCGCGCAAGCTGCAATTGCGCGCCGAGAGCAAGGTCACAGCGAACACCCCCGTGATGGAGGCCGGTCATGCCTGA
- a CDS encoding DUF3325 domain-containing protein, producing MPDALMLLVALVVTVMGMGWLALSMENHWEQVRGKAACPPATVKSLRVLGAVALLTSLVLCLMVDSASMASLVWVMSVAGAAVIVAFTLTWKAAALAPLVFWTKSA from the coding sequence ATGCCTGATGCATTGATGTTGTTGGTGGCGCTGGTCGTCACCGTGATGGGCATGGGCTGGCTGGCCCTGTCGATGGAAAACCACTGGGAGCAGGTACGCGGCAAGGCTGCCTGTCCGCCGGCCACGGTCAAGTCGCTGCGGGTGCTTGGGGCGGTGGCGTTGTTGACGTCGCTGGTGCTGTGCCTGATGGTCGACTCGGCGTCGATGGCGTCGCTGGTGTGGGTGATGAGTGTGGCCGGCGCGGCGGTGATCGTGGCATTTACACTCACCTGGAAAGCAGCAGCACTGGCTCCCCTGGTATTCTGGACCAAGAGCGCCTGA
- the trpC gene encoding indole-3-glycerol phosphate synthase TrpC → MSDILNKILAVKADEVAAAKKHRSFASLRGDVESHIELRAQLRGFEASLRAKIDAGKPGVITEIKKASPSKGVIRADFRPADIAKTYEANGSACLSVLTDEQFFQGSVAYLEQARAACALPVLRKDFMIDIYQIYEARAMGADAILLIVSALDHGLMAEMEAVAHELGMGVLVETHDGDELTAALRLKTRLLGINNRNLRTFEVSLDNTLGLLDRIPDDKLVITESGIMVPADVERMRAANVHAFLVGEAFMRADDPGAELARLFN, encoded by the coding sequence ATGTCCGATATCCTCAACAAAATCCTCGCCGTCAAAGCCGACGAAGTGGCTGCCGCCAAAAAACACCGCAGCTTCGCCAGCTTGCGCGGCGACGTCGAATCGCACATCGAACTGCGCGCCCAGCTGCGCGGCTTTGAAGCGAGCCTGCGCGCAAAAATCGACGCCGGCAAACCGGGCGTCATCACCGAAATCAAGAAGGCGTCGCCGTCGAAAGGCGTGATCCGCGCTGACTTCCGTCCGGCCGACATCGCCAAAACCTATGAAGCCAATGGCTCCGCGTGCCTGTCGGTGCTGACCGACGAGCAGTTCTTCCAGGGTTCGGTGGCATACCTGGAACAGGCCCGCGCCGCGTGTGCGCTGCCGGTGCTGCGCAAGGACTTCATGATCGACATCTACCAGATCTACGAAGCGCGCGCGATGGGGGCCGATGCGATCCTGTTGATCGTCTCGGCGCTCGATCACGGCTTGATGGCGGAGATGGAAGCGGTGGCCCACGAACTGGGCATGGGCGTGCTGGTAGAAACCCATGATGGCGACGAACTGACCGCTGCGCTGCGTTTGAAAACGCGGCTGCTGGGGATTAACAACCGCAACCTGCGCACGTTCGAGGTCTCGCTGGACAATACTCTGGGGCTGCTGGACCGCATCCCCGACGACAAGCTGGTGATCACCGAGTCGGGCATCATGGTGCCGGCCGACGTGGAGCGCATGCGTGCAGCAAACGTGCACGCGTTCCTGGTAGGCGAAGCCTTTATGCGCGCCGACGATCCGGGCGCCGAGCTGGCCCGCCTGTTTAACTAA